In one window of Porites lutea chromosome 8, jaPorLute2.1, whole genome shotgun sequence DNA:
- the LOC140945571 gene encoding glutamate receptor 4-like — MENSVDIWDPDFLQYRLIDLRTVSLNLASLPNNVVLAFKLPYVPDAIPGINLQNFNEDLTSVQVYDAVQVIYQAWNKEPCLSLNESSNNQRDKDLIFNCMTKVDIAGITGPVQFDENGRRIVPRLDILNLRNNSFKKIGSWNRTKGSLFFDNMSANAVDNSSSNGNRLEGRMFRIVTIEEPPFVRATKKKDGTFQYEGYCVDLINELAKILKFKYEFYPSPDGKYGARMESGTWDGMVREILDGNADMTGAPITITEEREKALDFSVPFMYTTEDLIMKKPSSANKAVDLLQFMTPFENVVWVCTLATLVIISVAIFVLNYYSPYAYENETGEGTSDKISFFDSVWFALACMLQQGGDNTPRSLSGRILTGCYWFCILVWVSTYTANLAAFLTVKNAANAIKSLEDVAKTPYQVGVIESSSTAESFANTYHLPFVKIWQRIKAEETFVQNTSDGIQQVREKANFVLVGDGTKLKYIANHRPCDLMTVPGLRRAKGLAFGFPAYDPHTMDFTLAILRLHENDFLDKLKRKWWDMANECPEEQETTLSQQRMGFLNMLGVYVVMSCGIVVAFITLIAEIFWKKMKKRETKLSCFKGTRLSLLKSGQPGNLL, encoded by the exons ATGGAGAACTCAGTCGATATCTGGGATCCAGATTTTCTTCAATACAGGCTTATTGATCTCCGCACG GTATCCTTAAACCTCGCCAGTCTTCCAAACAATGTCGTTTTAGCTTTTAAGCTTCCATACGTACCTGATGCAATTCCTGGCATTAATCTCCAGAATTTCAACGAG GATCTTACTTCTGTTCAGGTATATGATGCTGTTCAAGTCATTTACCAAGCATGGAACAAAGAGCCGTGTTTATCGCTAAACGAGTCTAGTAACAATCAAAGGGATAAAGATCTTATATTTAACTGCATGACAAAG GTTGATATCGCTGGCATAACTGGTCCTGTCCAGTTTGACGAGAACGGAAGGCGAATAGTCCCGCGCCTGGACATCCTTAATCTCCGCAACAACTCCTTCAAAAAG ATAGGTTCTTGGAATAGAACCAAAGGTTCACTGTTCTTTGATAACATGTCAGCTAATGCAGTGGATAATTCATCTTCAAATGGGAATAGACTAGAGGGAAGGATGTTCCGGATTGTCACGATCGAG GAGCCTCCTTTTGTGAGGGCAACGAAGAAAAAGGATGGAACCTTTCAATATGAAGGATACTGTGTAGATCTGATTAACGAACTGGCAAAAATCCTCAAGTTCAAGTACGAATTCTACCCCTCCCCGGACGGCAAATATGGCGCCAGAATGGAAAGTGGGACATGGGATGGGATGGTCCGTGAGATTTTGGATGGG AATGCAGACATGACAGGAGCACCAATAACTATAACGGAAGAACGTGAAAAGGCGTTGGATTTTAGCGTTCCTTTCATGTACACCACAGAGGATTTGATCATGAAGAAGCCTTCGTCTGCAAACAAAGCAGTAGACTTGTTACAATTTATGACCCCGTTTGAAAATGTGGTTTGGGTTTGTACTCTAGCGACCTTGGTGATCATCTCTGTAGCAATATTTGTATTAAACTACTACAGTCCCTATGCATATGAAAATGAAACTGGTGAGGGCACTTCGGACAAAATCAGCTTTTTTGACAGCGTGTGGTTTGCATTAGCTTGTATGCTGCAGCAAGGTGGTGATAACACACCAAGAAGTTTGTCAg GTCGTATTCTTACCGGATGTTACTGGTTTTGCATTCTTGTCTGGGTATCAACATATACCGCCAACCTAGCGGCTTTTCTTACTGTCAAAAATGCTGCCAACGCGATTAAAAGCCTGGAAGACGTTGCGAAAACTCCCTATCAAGTTGGTGTAATTGAATCCTCTAGTACAGCTGAGTCCTTCGCGAACACCTACCATTTGCCGTTCGTAAAGATTTGGCAGCGAATAAAGGCAGAAGAAACATTCGTCCAGAACACTTCTGATGGAATCCAACAAGTGAGAGAAAAAGCAAACTTCGTGCTTGTCGGTGATGGCACTAAACTTAAGTATATTGCCAACCACCGTCCATGCGACCTAATGACAG TTCCAGGTCTCAGAAGAGCTAAGGGACTGGCGTTCGGTTTTCCAGCTTATGATCCACATACTATGGATTTTACTCTGGCCATTTTGCGTCTTCATGAAAATGACTTCCTGGATAAGCTGAAGCGAAAGTGGTGGGACATGGCTAATGAATGTCCCGAAGAACAAGAAACAA cGTTGTCTCAACAGCGGATGGGTTTTCTGAATATGTTGGGCGTGTACGTCGTCATGAGCTGTGGGATAGTTGTAGCATTTATAACGTTGATTGCAGAGATCTTctggaagaaaatgaagaaacggGAGACTAAACTTTCATGTTTTAAAGGTACAAGGTTATCCTTATTAAAGTCCGGCCAACCGGGAAATCTTCTCTAG
- the LOC140946388 gene encoding methylcrotonoyl-CoA carboxylase beta chain, mitochondrial-like isoform X2 — MAAVVQDLEKTVGKIKLGGDEKARKRHTSKGKMLPRDRISCLLDPGVECMIVANDATVKGGTYYPITVKKHVRAQEIARENRLPCIYLVDSGGANLPRQAEVFPDKLHFGRIFYNQANMSSKGITQIAVVLGSCTAGGAYVPAMADESIIVKQQGTIFLGGPPLVKAATGEEVSAEELGGADLHCKTSGVTDYYAVDDFHALHQARQCVKNLNYKKTLPVTVEPSEDPLYPADDLYGIVGDNLKKSFDVKEVIARIVDGSKFDEFKAMYGDTLVTGFARIHGYPVGIIGNNGVLFSESALKGTHFIQLCCQRKIPLLFLQNITGFMVGKDYEAGGIAKNGAKMVTAVSCAQVPKITVIIGGSFGAGNYGMNGRAYGPRFLYMWPNARISVMGGEQAGTVLATITRDQRAREGKELTVEEENQIKEPIIKRFEKEGHPYFSSARLWDDGVIDPADTRTVLGLSLSAALNAPIEDTKFGVFRM, encoded by the exons ATGGCTGCAGTTGTTCAAGACTTGGAGAAAACTGTTGGCAAAATTAAACTTG GTGGAGATGAAAAAGCTAGAAAGCGACACActtcaaaaggaaaaatgctTCCTAGAGatagaatatcctgtttgttAGACCCAGG agtGGAATGTATGATTGTAGCTAATGATGCCACTGTTAAGGGTGGAACATATTACCCCATTACAGTTAAGAAGCATGTGAGAGCCCAGGAGATtgcaagagaaaatagattacCTTGTATTTATTTAG TTGACTCAGGCGGTGCAAATCTTCCACGACAAGCAGAGGTTTTTCCAGATAAGCTGCATTTTGGAAGAATATTTTATAACCAAGCGAATATGTCTTCCAAAGGAATCACTCAG ATTGCAGTTGTCCTGGGTTCTTGTACTGCTGGTGGAGCTTACGTACCAGCTATGGCTGATGAAAGCATTATTGTGAAACAACAAGGAACTATTTTCTTAGGGGGGCCACCTTTA GTTAAAGCTGCCACTGGTGAAGAGGTGTCTGCTGAGGAATTGGGTGGAGCCGATCTACACTGCAA AACATCAGGAGTGACGGATTATTATGCTGTGGATGATTTTCATGCCCTACATCAAGCCAGACAATGTGTGAAAAACCTCAACTACAAAAAAACTTTACCC GTAACAGTCGAGCCTTCAGAAGACCCTCTCTACCCTGCAGATGATCTGTACGGCATTGTGGGTGATAACCTCAAAAAGTCATTTGATGTTAAAGAA GTTATTGCCAGAATCGTAGATGGGAGTAAATTTGATGAGTTCAAGGCGATGTACGGAGATACTCTTGTCACAG GTTTTGCTCGCATTCATGGCTATCCCGTGGGAATCATTGGCAACAACGGGGTTTTATTTTCTGAATCAGCCCTGAAGGGAACACATTTTATACAGCTTTGCTGTCAACGTAAAATACCACTTCTATTTTTGCAGAATATCACAG GTTTTATGGTTGGTAAAGATTACGAGGCTGGTGGCATCGCTAAAAATGGCGCCAAAATGGTGACGGCCGTGTCATGCGCACAAGTTCCTAAGATTACTGTTATTATTGGCGGAAGTTTCGGCGCGGGAAATTATGGGATGAACGGCCGAGCATACGG aCCTCGGTTTCTATATATGTGGCCTAACGCTCGCATTTCAGTGATGGGTGGAGAGCAAGCCGGTACAGTGCTGGCAACTATCACCAGAGATCAGAGAGCAAGGGAAGGAAAAGAG CTTACTGTGGAAGaagaaaatcaaatcaaagaacCTATAATAAAGAGATTTGAAAAAGAAGGTCATCCCTATTTTTCATCCGCAAG GTTATGGGATGATGGTGTTATCGATCCAGCGGACACTCGTACAGTCCTGGGTCTGAGTTTAAGCGCGGCACTCAATGCTCCAATAGAAGAtaccaaatttggcgtatttagAATGTAA
- the LOC140946388 gene encoding methylcrotonoyl-CoA carboxylase beta chain, mitochondrial-like isoform X3, with translation MAAVVQDLEKTVGKIKLGGDEKARKRHTSKGKMLPRDRISCLLDPGSPFLELSQLAGHKLYGNEEVPAGGIITGIGRVSGVECMIVANDATVKGGTYYPITVKKHVRAQEIARENRLPCIYLVDSGGANLPRQAEVFPDKLHFGRIFYNQANMSSKGITQIAVVLGSCTAGGAYVPAMADESIIVKQQGTIFLGGPPLVKAATGEEVSAEELGGADLHCKTSGVTDYYAVDDFHALHQARQCVKNLNYKKTLPVTVEPSEDPLYPADDLYGIVGDNLKKSFDVKEVIARIVDGSKFDEFKAMYGDTLVTGFARIHGYPVGIIGNNGVLFSESALKGTHFIQLCCQRKIPLLFLQNITGFMVGKDYEAGGIAKNGAKMVTAVSCAQVPKITVIIGGSFGAGNYGMNGRAYGPRFLYMWPNARISVMGGEQAGTVLATITRDQRAREGKEVMG, from the exons ATGGCTGCAGTTGTTCAAGACTTGGAGAAAACTGTTGGCAAAATTAAACTTG GTGGAGATGAAAAAGCTAGAAAGCGACACActtcaaaaggaaaaatgctTCCTAGAGatagaatatcctgtttgttAGACCCAGG gTCTCCATTTCTTGAACTATCTCAACTGGCTGGTCATAAGTTATATGGCAATGAAGAAGTTCCTGCTGGAGGTATAATAACTGGAATTGGACGAGTCTCAGG agtGGAATGTATGATTGTAGCTAATGATGCCACTGTTAAGGGTGGAACATATTACCCCATTACAGTTAAGAAGCATGTGAGAGCCCAGGAGATtgcaagagaaaatagattacCTTGTATTTATTTAG TTGACTCAGGCGGTGCAAATCTTCCACGACAAGCAGAGGTTTTTCCAGATAAGCTGCATTTTGGAAGAATATTTTATAACCAAGCGAATATGTCTTCCAAAGGAATCACTCAG ATTGCAGTTGTCCTGGGTTCTTGTACTGCTGGTGGAGCTTACGTACCAGCTATGGCTGATGAAAGCATTATTGTGAAACAACAAGGAACTATTTTCTTAGGGGGGCCACCTTTA GTTAAAGCTGCCACTGGTGAAGAGGTGTCTGCTGAGGAATTGGGTGGAGCCGATCTACACTGCAA AACATCAGGAGTGACGGATTATTATGCTGTGGATGATTTTCATGCCCTACATCAAGCCAGACAATGTGTGAAAAACCTCAACTACAAAAAAACTTTACCC GTAACAGTCGAGCCTTCAGAAGACCCTCTCTACCCTGCAGATGATCTGTACGGCATTGTGGGTGATAACCTCAAAAAGTCATTTGATGTTAAAGAA GTTATTGCCAGAATCGTAGATGGGAGTAAATTTGATGAGTTCAAGGCGATGTACGGAGATACTCTTGTCACAG GTTTTGCTCGCATTCATGGCTATCCCGTGGGAATCATTGGCAACAACGGGGTTTTATTTTCTGAATCAGCCCTGAAGGGAACACATTTTATACAGCTTTGCTGTCAACGTAAAATACCACTTCTATTTTTGCAGAATATCACAG GTTTTATGGTTGGTAAAGATTACGAGGCTGGTGGCATCGCTAAAAATGGCGCCAAAATGGTGACGGCCGTGTCATGCGCACAAGTTCCTAAGATTACTGTTATTATTGGCGGAAGTTTCGGCGCGGGAAATTATGGGATGAACGGCCGAGCATACGG aCCTCGGTTTCTATATATGTGGCCTAACGCTCGCATTTCAGTGATGGGTGGAGAGCAAGCCGGTACAGTGCTGGCAACTATCACCAGAGATCAGAGAGCAAGGGAAGGAAAAGAG GTTATGGGATGA
- the LOC140946388 gene encoding methylcrotonoyl-CoA carboxylase beta chain, mitochondrial-like isoform X1: protein MAAVVQDLEKTVGKIKLGGDEKARKRHTSKGKMLPRDRISCLLDPGSPFLELSQLAGHKLYGNEEVPAGGIITGIGRVSGVECMIVANDATVKGGTYYPITVKKHVRAQEIARENRLPCIYLVDSGGANLPRQAEVFPDKLHFGRIFYNQANMSSKGITQIAVVLGSCTAGGAYVPAMADESIIVKQQGTIFLGGPPLVKAATGEEVSAEELGGADLHCKTSGVTDYYAVDDFHALHQARQCVKNLNYKKTLPVTVEPSEDPLYPADDLYGIVGDNLKKSFDVKEVIARIVDGSKFDEFKAMYGDTLVTGFARIHGYPVGIIGNNGVLFSESALKGTHFIQLCCQRKIPLLFLQNITGFMVGKDYEAGGIAKNGAKMVTAVSCAQVPKITVIIGGSFGAGNYGMNGRAYGPRFLYMWPNARISVMGGEQAGTVLATITRDQRAREGKELTVEEENQIKEPIIKRFEKEGHPYFSSARLWDDGVIDPADTRTVLGLSLSAALNAPIEDTKFGVFRM, encoded by the exons ATGGCTGCAGTTGTTCAAGACTTGGAGAAAACTGTTGGCAAAATTAAACTTG GTGGAGATGAAAAAGCTAGAAAGCGACACActtcaaaaggaaaaatgctTCCTAGAGatagaatatcctgtttgttAGACCCAGG gTCTCCATTTCTTGAACTATCTCAACTGGCTGGTCATAAGTTATATGGCAATGAAGAAGTTCCTGCTGGAGGTATAATAACTGGAATTGGACGAGTCTCAGG agtGGAATGTATGATTGTAGCTAATGATGCCACTGTTAAGGGTGGAACATATTACCCCATTACAGTTAAGAAGCATGTGAGAGCCCAGGAGATtgcaagagaaaatagattacCTTGTATTTATTTAG TTGACTCAGGCGGTGCAAATCTTCCACGACAAGCAGAGGTTTTTCCAGATAAGCTGCATTTTGGAAGAATATTTTATAACCAAGCGAATATGTCTTCCAAAGGAATCACTCAG ATTGCAGTTGTCCTGGGTTCTTGTACTGCTGGTGGAGCTTACGTACCAGCTATGGCTGATGAAAGCATTATTGTGAAACAACAAGGAACTATTTTCTTAGGGGGGCCACCTTTA GTTAAAGCTGCCACTGGTGAAGAGGTGTCTGCTGAGGAATTGGGTGGAGCCGATCTACACTGCAA AACATCAGGAGTGACGGATTATTATGCTGTGGATGATTTTCATGCCCTACATCAAGCCAGACAATGTGTGAAAAACCTCAACTACAAAAAAACTTTACCC GTAACAGTCGAGCCTTCAGAAGACCCTCTCTACCCTGCAGATGATCTGTACGGCATTGTGGGTGATAACCTCAAAAAGTCATTTGATGTTAAAGAA GTTATTGCCAGAATCGTAGATGGGAGTAAATTTGATGAGTTCAAGGCGATGTACGGAGATACTCTTGTCACAG GTTTTGCTCGCATTCATGGCTATCCCGTGGGAATCATTGGCAACAACGGGGTTTTATTTTCTGAATCAGCCCTGAAGGGAACACATTTTATACAGCTTTGCTGTCAACGTAAAATACCACTTCTATTTTTGCAGAATATCACAG GTTTTATGGTTGGTAAAGATTACGAGGCTGGTGGCATCGCTAAAAATGGCGCCAAAATGGTGACGGCCGTGTCATGCGCACAAGTTCCTAAGATTACTGTTATTATTGGCGGAAGTTTCGGCGCGGGAAATTATGGGATGAACGGCCGAGCATACGG aCCTCGGTTTCTATATATGTGGCCTAACGCTCGCATTTCAGTGATGGGTGGAGAGCAAGCCGGTACAGTGCTGGCAACTATCACCAGAGATCAGAGAGCAAGGGAAGGAAAAGAG CTTACTGTGGAAGaagaaaatcaaatcaaagaacCTATAATAAAGAGATTTGAAAAAGAAGGTCATCCCTATTTTTCATCCGCAAG GTTATGGGATGATGGTGTTATCGATCCAGCGGACACTCGTACAGTCCTGGGTCTGAGTTTAAGCGCGGCACTCAATGCTCCAATAGAAGAtaccaaatttggcgtatttagAATGTAA